The proteins below come from a single Drosophila kikkawai strain 14028-0561.14 chromosome 3R, DkikHiC1v2, whole genome shotgun sequence genomic window:
- the ca gene encoding uncharacterized protein ca — translation MAGHAELKELGMFELRPLITNLSCKLSAVTAGLDEKQFLCLVSEENEILLRYISASGQEVVKMISWFRNRVIHDVCFDPAGIWLLVLCFDNTLHIVPALALVDKTHVLAACSLYSTSQVTSYIIPFVGPHECPNSKKCPNHSSGLDDPIVPEPVEQLAGNLETLRLEAEEPLGHDLPEHMLVRNSDQADASASQQPPQEQQPPLVQPFDGTGNSQVMATSFMASKTCPYPLSVVWWKTNTGLNRAIIGYSDGSICFVGLSPNCPMIASTAIENGSVMRLVICKDKAYDGVMLLITSSLKQQYKLLLEQKAIMYVYPGDSSPTTREGAWQIVMSVQNKQQSTATGPRISNSSDPASDSSQLEEDVFVPPTTEDAASDVAAETGAAAEGPPPPPPPAPPSYSEAVARQSGEQQGGVRFQQQQLPVGGTNDGILPATRARLASLKSLGSKKLQAIKMRLSDQRQKFDEFMPDSGGSFAIMDSPSVTPEPLGTTTGSFYTIQNLRSTFLLSALHSNSHSLTVHSIDISLKPLFVYKIPKHTQEILISSNILYGIHYVDLHSRSDSAISTAASSLAEPLVANTDKENRDADTEKLDQAEAPEVSGQKSDTTSATTTATSSLDQSEMPSNAINAVSVISSAMASLHTSDEDRFNNLAQIGLFRFENETVLHLYQMAQYRSSAGHPEALTKEEKAKAFEIKDIHTPMDYIQFYETADVSSEFSLRQMEIMQSEFPKINYDPSYVITNKNVYTIQLRKEPFELFLDAALQNEFNQCRDFCNTFDLSFEQCIEFAGDYLLRRKKITQALLTYNVARVKPIRTALKLAMYGHTYALMQLSAMALKSTYLLRSRHLGHPLLKGILEDITYRHSEDVRVILPEKLLQEDVISGAVCSDYHYGVDESISALQMSPSSQFHLANLLLITMAEKAVNDKNYIPLWNFLVTNSKYHTNMTSIVLCQSGLFSSAIILAKVRGVCLDTFNALISVVAQEFGWYNELNVCLYNLSENIFMESITYLPHVSMDYFAFIQDKLDHIRPCVLQRLSKQLNPFAPALRPIVSHNSDCAMANDNNQQLFEFGKSLIETYLAVLIHMESQRVKHDLIVNALSHFRINYEDNQFAIESSRFKPISAGCAYCACVVDGTAYFWGSSGIPTYYSAQKSTEPPEPAHAVKSLELLSQLNLQVHAIKCGRQHTLILTNNGLYSVGNNNLCQLGIGRHMQMALQPMLVTALDGMNVTMLEAGQYHNAAVADGKLYMWGWGVYGQLGQGSCENIAKPQLVSFFKFKKILQISLGHAHTLVLCGASSSYMESSGRSTELFVFGSNHFGQLGTGNSDQVVDTKTNLPVRLDVGDGSLRLIHTKFFTNLAVDDQERLYTWGSSPQALRLANQIKRRANAKQKLEENHQREMLSKQLEATLLPAPSTVPSATSIAVEPTTSYAAVVAGATPKASSGPETKEEQGENEAVPSDATETIGSACKRGVEILNPVPPPAPAPGLAEPDPTEHLSPHLVDTSEVAGQILQIASGLFHFCLISSSCTLYTWGKNLEHQLGTEDKERRAVLKPSPIDSIERPMYVDCGADFTLVMTTDHIVRAFGGNSNGQCGRDLGASLERMRQRVVCLPTTKRLMRFESQCVEAPVEINLPRPRIRLDQDPVRYLKVMPPYQPHFLQPANISFDREYSVGTGNYKSSTEQHAATGQDSDDMLSSLENLSQNDASYSYNVPVLGGDANSSLDLDYTPEEQSYVPLPEQGGGGGGVPVAVKQQLLGENDDDVDASTFTPSSEGLEEASVQQLRHYIHYCLYAFHGLYNPDKIGECARPNRNEYRIRICMLNFRFVEAFRLCLQNCDSAQRTLKLFEYFSKDTGYVPLRRSDLKHLIYHLCLHFLERKFDMLECERFFMGDLDYYLLELAYVFYFNNNNSTLEQNLNQKFKQLMASSADEQQLQDTDVIFDSFTVKFKTILCQRLLSYSDGSEAAN, via the exons ATGGCGGGGCACGCGGAGCTCAAGGAGCTGGGCATGTTTGAGCTGCGGCCCCTGATCACCAATCTCAGCTGCAAGCTTTCAGCGGTGACGGCGGGCCTGGATGAGAAGCAGTTCCTGTGCCTGGTGAGCGAGGAAAACGAGATCCTGCTGCGGTATATTAGCGCATCCGGCCAGGAAGTGGTTAAAATGATTTCCTGGTTCCGCAACCGAGTCATTCACGATGTCTGCTTCGACCCAGCGGGCATCTGGCTGCTGGTGCTAT GTTTCGACAACACCCTGCATATCGTGCCCGCTTTGGCGCTGGTGGACAAAACGCACGTCCTGGCCGCCTGCTCTCTGTACAGTACAAGCCAGGTGACGTCCTACATCATCCCCTTTGTGGGTCCTCACGAATGCCCCAACTCGAAAAAGTGTCCCAATCACTCATCGGGTCTTGACGATCCAATAGTTCCCGAGCCGGTAGAGCAACTAGCCGGCAATTTGGAAACTCTCAGACTGGAGGCAGAGGAACCCCTGGGCCACGACCTGCCCGAGCACATGCTGGTGCGGAACAGTGATCAGGCGGACGCTTCTGCGAGTCAGCAGCCGCCACAAGAGCAACAGCCACCGCTCGTACAGCCTTTCGATGGCACCGGCAACAGCCAGGTGATGGCCACCTCCTTCATGGCGTCCAAGACTTGCCCCTATCCACTGTCCGTGGTCTGGTGGAAGACGAACACCGGCCTGAATCGGGCCATTATTGGCTACTCGGACGGTTCCATTTGCTTCGTGGGCCTGAGTCCCAACTGCCCAATGATAGCAAGCACCGCCATCGAAAACGGATCTGTGATGCGTCTCGTTATCTGCAAGGATAAGGCCTACGACGGCGTCATGCTGCTG ATCACTTCTTCGCTGAAGCAGCAGTACAAGCTCCTGTTGGAGCAAAAGGCTATTATGTACGTGTACCCCGGAGATAGCTCACCCACGACACGCGAGGGGGCCTGGCAGATAGTGATGTCTGTGCAAAACAAACAGCAGAGCACTGCCACTGGTCCCAGGATAAGCAATAGCTCGGATCCAGCCTCGGACAGCAGCCAGCTTGAAGAGGATGTCTTTGTGCCGCCGACCACTGAAGACGCAGCTTCAGACGTGGCTGCCGAAACTGGAGCAGCTGCTGaggggccaccaccaccacccccacCGGCGCCACCGTCGTACAGCGAGGCAGTAGCCCGGCAATCTGGAGAGCAGCAGGGAGGCGTGCGcttccagcagcaacaactgccAGTGGGCGGCACCAACGATGGCATTCTGCCGGCCACGAGAGCCCGCCTAGCCTCGCTCAAGAGTCTGGGATCCAAGAAGCTGCAGGCCATCAAGATGCGGCTCTCGGACCAGCGGCAAAAGTTCGATGAAT TTATGCCCGACTCTGGGGGCTCCTTTGCTATCATGGACTCGCCCTCGGTCACGCCAGAGCCGCTGGGCACCACCACCGGATCCTTTTACACCATCCAAAATCTCCGCAGCACCTTTCTGCTGAGCGCCCTGCACAGCAACAGCCACAGTTTGACCGTGCACAGCATCGACATCAGTCTGAAGCCACTGTTCGTGTACAAGATACCCAAGCACACCCAGGAAATACTCATTAGCTCCAACATACTCTATGGCATACACTACGTGGACCTTCACAGTCGCAGCGACTCGGCCATTTCTACAGCGGCCTCGTCGCTGGCGGAGCCGCTGGTGGCCAACACGGACAAGGAGAATCGGGATGCGGACACAGAGAAGCTGGATCAGGCGGAGGCGCCAGAGGTTAGTGGCCAGAAGAGCGACACAACCAGTGCAACGACCACGGCCACCTCAAGTCTGGACCAGAGCGAAATGCCCAGTAATGCGATCAATGCCGTCAGCGTCATAAGCAGTGCCATGGCCTCGCTGCACACCTCCGACGAAGAT CGCTTCAATAATCTGGCCCAGATAGGGCTCTTTCGGTTCGAAAACGAAACCGTGCTGCATCTGTATCAGATGGCACAATATCGCAGTTCCGCCGGCCACCCAGAGGCCCTGACAAAAGAGGAGAAGGCCAAGGCTTTCGAAATCAAGGATATCCACACTCCTATGGACTACATCCAGTTTTACGAGACCGCCGACGTGAGTAGCGAGTTTTCGCTGCGGCAAATGGAGATAATGCAGTCCGAGTTCCCCAAGATCAACTACGATCCCAGCTATGTGATTaccaataaaaatgtatataccaTACAGCTGAG AAAGGAGCCCTTCGAGCTGTTTCTTGATGCCGCCCTGCAGAATGAGTTTAACCAGTGCCGCGACTTTTGCAACACCTTCGATCTCTCTTTCGAGCAGTGCATCGAGTTTGCCGGCGACTATCTGCTGAGGCGAAAGAAGATCACCCAGGCGCTGCTCACGTACAACGTGGCGCGGGTGAAACCAATACGCACAGCCCTCAAACTGGCCATGTACGGACACACCTACGCTTTAATGCAGCTGAGTGCCATGGCCTTAAAGTCCACATATCTGCTGCGATCGCGGCACTTGGGTCACCCGCTGCTCAAGGGCATACTGGAGGACATCACCTACCGGCACTCGGAGGATGTGCGTGTGATCTTGCCCGAGAAGTTGCTGCAAGAGGATGTTATCAGCGGCGCCGTCTGTAGCGATTATCACTATGGTGTGGACGAGTCAATTAGCGCTTTGCAAATGTCACCCTCTTCGCAGTTCCATTTGGCCAACCTGTTGCTCATCACAATGGCCGAGAAGGCAGTCAACGACAAGAACTACATACCGCTGTG GAACTTCCTGGTCACCAATAGCAAATACCACACCAACATGACAAGCATTGTTCTATGCCAAAGTGGACTCTTCTCCTCTGCCATTATACTGGCCAAGGTGCGGGGCGTGTGCCTGGATACCTTCAATGCCCTGATCAGTGTGGTGGCCCAGGAGTTTGGCTGGTACAACGAGCTCAACGTGTGCCTGTATAATCTGagcgaaaatatatttatggagTCGATAACCTACCTGCCGCACGTGTCCATGGATTACTTTGCCTTCATCCAGGATAAGCTGGATCACATAAGGCCTTGTGTCTTGCAG cgCCTGTCCAAGCAGCTGAATCCCTTTGCTCCTGCTCTGAGGCCCATTGTGTCCCACAATAGCGACTGCGCCATGGCCAACGATAATAACCAGCAACTGTTTGAGTTTGGCAAGAGTCTCATCGAAACCTATTTGGCCGTGCTTATCCACATGGAATCGCAGCGCGTCAAGCATGATTTAATTGTGAATGCTCTATCGCATTTCCGCATTAACTACGAAGACAATCAG TTTGCCATTGAATCGTCGCGCTTCAAACCGATCTCAGCTGGTTGTGCTTACTGTGCCTGTGTGGTTGATGGAACCGCCTACTTCTGGGGCTCCAGTGGTATTCCCACCTATTACAGCGCCCAAAAGTCAACGG AGCCACCAGAGCCGGCACATGCTGTGAAAAGCCTGGAGCTCCTCTCCCAGCTCAATTTGCAAGTGCATGCCATCAAGTGTGGGCGACAGCATACACTTATTCTAACAAATAATGGG CTTTACTCGGTGGGCAATAATAATCTCTGCCAGCTGGGTATCGGCCGGCATATGCAAATGGCCTTGCAGCCCATGCTGGTGACAGCCTTGGATGGCATGAATGTAACCATGCTGGAGGCGGGCCAATATCACAATGCAGCTGTGGCCGATGGCAAGCTTTATATGTGGGG ATGGGGCGTATATGGTCAGCTGGGGCAGGGAAGTTGCGAAAACATAGCTAAACCACAACTAGTCAGTTTCTTCAAGTTTAAG aaaattttacaaatatcgCTGGGCCATGCTCACACCCTGGTGCTGTGCGGGGCATCCAGCAGCTATATGGAGTCCAGCGGACGCAGCACAGAGCTCTTCGTTTTCGGCTCCAATCACTTTGGTCAGCTGGGCACCGGAAATAGCGACCAGGTCGTCGACACCAAGACGAATCTGCCAGTGCGCCTGGATGTGGGCGACGGCAGCCTAAGACTGATACACACCAAATTTTTTACCAAT TTAGCTGTAGACGACCAGGAACGTCTGTATACTTGGGGAAGCTCGCCGCAAGCCTTGCGCCTGGCCAATCAAATCAAGAGACGCGCCAACGCCAAGcagaagctggaggagaaTCATCAACGCGAGATGCTAAGCAAGCAATTGGAGGCTACTCTGCTGCCGGCTCCTTCCACTGTACCCAGCGCTACTAGCATTGCGGTGGAACCCACTACATCCTATGCGGCAGTGGTGGCTGGGGCCACCCCGAAGGCCTCCAGTGGTCCAGAGACCAAAGAGGAGCAGGGTGAGAATGAGGCTGTGCCATCAGATGCTACGGAAACCATTGGTTCGGCTTGTAAGCGAGGAGTGGAAATACTTAATCCTGTTCCGCCGCCTGCTCCGGCACCAGGACTGGCCGAACCCGATCCCACGGAGCACTTAAGTCCGCATTTGGTGGACACCAGTGAGGTGGCAGGCCAAATTCTGCAG ATTGCTAGTGGCCTGTTCCATTTCTGTTTGATCTCGTCCAGCTGCACGCTCTACACGTGGGGCAAGAACCTGGAGCACCAACTGGGCACTGAGGACAAGGAGCGCCGTGCCGTGCTAAAGCCCTCGCCCATCGACAGCATAGAGCGGCCGATGTACGTGGACTGTGGAGCAGACTTTACGCTGGTCATGACCACCGATCATATAGTGCGCGCCTTTGGGGGTAACTCTAACGGCCAGTGTGGCCGGGATCTGGGTGCCAGTCTAGAGAGGATGCGACAGCGGGTGGTGTGCCTGCCCACAACGAAGCGGCTGATGCGTTTCGAGAGCCAGTGCGTCGAGGCGCCGGTGGAGATCAATCTGCCGAGGCCACGAATCCGACTGGATCAGGATCCAGTGAGGTATCTGAAGGTCATGCCGCCCTACCAGCCACACTTCCTGCAGCCGGCCAACATTAGCTTCGATCGGGAGTACTCCGTGGGCACTGGCAATTACAAGAGCAGCACGGAACAGCACGCGGCCACCGGGCAGGACTCGGACGATATGCTGAGCAGCCTGGAGAACCTCAGCCAGAACGATGCCAGCTACTCGTACAATGTCCCGGTACTGGGCGGCGATGCTAACAGCTCGCTGGACCTGGACTACACGCCCGAGGAGCAGAGTTATGTGCCGCTGCCGGAGcaggggggaggaggaggtggagtacCCGTCGCAGTGAAACAACAGCTGCTGGGAGAAAATGATGACGATGTTGATGCCAGCACCTTTACGCCCAGTAGCGAGGGTCTGGAGGAGGCATCAGTGCAGCAGCTGCGCCACTACATACACTACTGTCTGTACGCCTTCCACGGCCTGTATAATCCCGACAAGATTGGCGAGTGCGCCCGTCCAAATCGCAACGAGTACCGCATTCGGATCTGTATGCTCAACTTCCGGTTCGTGGAGGCCTTCCGGCTGTGCCTGCAGAACTGTGACTCCGCCCAGCGCACACTTAAGCTATTCGAGTACTTCAGCAAGGACACCGGCTATGTGCCCCTGCGGCGGTCCGACCTGAAGCACCTCATCTACCACCTGTGTCTGCATTTCCTGGAGCGCAAGTTCGATATGCTCGAGTGCGAACGTTTCTTTATGGGGGATCTGGACTACTATCTGCTGGAGCTGGCCTATGTCTTCTACTTCAACAACAATAACTCGACGTTGGAGCAGAATCTCAACCAGAAGTTCAAGCAGCTGATGGCATCGTCGGCGgacgagcagcagctgcaggacACCGATGTCATCTTTGATAGCTTTACGGTCAAGTTCAAGACGATCCTGTGCCAGCGGCTGCTGAGCTACTCGGACGGCAGCGAGGCTGCCAATTAG
- the Vps16B gene encoding vacuolar protein sorting-associated protein 16B, protein MDLQFDSENYWNRSSRAAFSFDDEDEVDLAPELASNGILADDAISEASFDNSATLNLSIKSILSEEALKLVLQEQALDDRVLPKGVSPEEELKLLRRQLQSTLYSPNLEATAQKLLQGKTAPLEMFKSLHEKRQLLDTLLAQGGGHAVIAVLLFLKRTLNTVQFHGILKERPKALEQYLSYLREAGDLGSYIDLLQRFGRHQEAALKQFQAALSAADVTARKQQLQRLVDAYSTAGVGIIPLYEQVFHAALKMQQLLEKDNGLGKLLRDGATPVEVLYACCQANSNWKEQDMLKPVSPQRFAADQQISPAQYEWTALNERAQAQAYADLECIFERVPSWHPLKSKQFHISFDLTLAVLRLYELQAPSTVLQLFLSKMGNTVEKLALAQRVKCIRAVIDAMAGLKQQQELQQLKDSLPERSEEQFYCENALKSLQSKRWTTDNIKLKL, encoded by the coding sequence atggACCTGCAATTCGACAGCGAAAACTATTGGAATCGTTCCTCGCGAGCAGCCTTTAGCTTCGACGATGAGGACGAGGTGGATCTCGCGCCGGAGCTGGCCAGCAATGGGATCCTGGCCGACGATGCCATCTCAGAGGCCAGCTTCGACAACAGCGCCACTCTGAATCTCTCTATCAAGTCCATTCTGAGCGAGGAAGCTCTGAAACTGGTGCTCCAGGAGCAGGCACTGGATGACCGTGTCTTGCCCAAGGGCGTCTCGCCGGAGGAGGAACTGAAGCTGCTGCGCCGTCAACTTCAGAGCACGCTGTACAGTCCGAATCTGGAGGCCACGGCCCAAAAACTTTTGCAGGGCAAGACGGCGCCGTTGGAGATGTTCAAATCCCTGCACGAGAAGCGTCAATTGCTGGACACCCTGCTGGCCCAAGGCGGTGGCCATGCCGTCATCGCGGTGCTGCTCTTCCTCAAGAGAACACTGAATACAGTCCAATTTCATGGAATTCTCAAAGAGCGACCCAAGGCTTTGGAGCAGTATTTGAGTTACCTGAGAGAGGCCGGTGACCTGGGCAGCTATATAGATCTGCTGCAGAGATTCGGACGTCACCAGGAGGCGGCTCTCAAGCAGTTTCAGGCCGCCTTATCTGCTGCGGATGTGACCGCAAGAAAGCAACAGCTCCAGCGTTTGGTTGATGCGTATTCAACGGCGGGAGTAGGCATTATTCCGCTCTACGAACAGGTGTTCCATGCCGCTCTGAAGATGCAGCAGCTTTTGGAGAAGGACAATGGCCTAGGCAAGCTGCTGCGGGATGGAGCCACACCCGTCGAGGTGCTGTATGCCTGCTGCCAGGCTAACAGCAATTGGAAGGAGCAGGATATGCTGAAGCCAGTGTCGCCTCAACGCTTTGCCGCCGACCAGCAGATCTCGCCGGCGCAGTATGAGTGGACGGCGCTCAATGAGCGGGCTCAGGCCCAAGCCTATGCTGACCTGGAGTGCATCTTTGAGCGCGTGCCCAGCTGGCATCCCCTTAAATCAAAGCAGTTCCACATTAGCTTCGACCTAACGCTAGCCGTGCTCCGGCTGTACGAGCTGCAGGCTCCCTCGACTGTGCTCCAATTGTTCCTCTCCAAGATGGGCAACACGGTGGAGAAGCTGGCCCTGGCACAGCGGGTGAAGTGCATCAGGGCTGTGATCGATGCCATGGCCGGgctgaagcagcagcaggagctgcagcagctgaagGATTCGCTGCCGGAGAGGTCCGAGGAGCAGTTCTACTGCGAGAATGCCCTGAAATCGCTGCAAAGCAAGCGCTGGACCACGGACAATATCAAGCTCAAGCTCTAG
- the LOC108073332 gene encoding trypsin-1 — protein MNLLWWILIFVHFSFGLTEEDNRPSPRIVGGVPADIAKVPYIVSIQLYGIHHCGGSIIDNRTILTAAHCLAQVPRILLRVKAGGSKRDSKDGQIYQISDLYYHEKWTTKTMDYDIGVIRLKTALTFSKKVKAIKINPKRVADGQYTTIAGWGFKSVNGPPSDELRYARVPVVNQAVCKKLLGKTVTDRMMCAGYLKGGTDACQMDSGGPLVWREELVGIVSWGVGCALADKPGVYTRLEALHPWINMALKKLKS, from the exons ATGAACCTGTTATGgtggattttaatttttgttcatTTCTCTTTCGGTCTAACTGAAGAAGACAATCGTCCCAGTCCCCGCATAGTCGGTGGAGTTCCAGCTGATATAGCCAAAGTGCCGTACATAGTGTCCATTCAGTTGTATGGCATCCACCATTGCGGCGGTTCCATTATAGATAATCGCACAATTTTAACGGCAGCCCATTGCCTGGCCCAAGTTCCCCGGATTCTCCTAAGAGTTAAAGCTGGCGGCTCAAAGCGCGACTCCAAAGATGGCCAGATATATCAAATTTCCGATCTGTACTATCACGAGAAGTGGACAACCAAGACCATGGACTATGATATCGGAGTCATTCGACTGAAGACAGCCCTGACATTCTCAAAAAAG GTAAAGGCTATTAAGATAAACCCCAAGAGAGTAGCCGATGGCCAATATACTACGATTGCCGGCTGGGGCTTTAAGTCTGTTAATGGTCCGCCATCGGATGAATTGAGATATGCACGAGTTCCCGTCGTTAATCAAGCTGTCTGCAAAAAACTACTGGGCAAGACCGTCACGGATCGGATGATGTGTGCGGGTTATCTCAAGGGCGGCACGGATGCCTGTCAAATGGACTCCGGCGGACCGTTGGTTTGGCGGGAGGAACTGGTTGGCATTGTGTCCTGGGGCGTGGGATGCGCCCTGGCGGATAAGCCGGGTGTCTATACCAGGCTAGAGGCACTGCATCCTTGGATAAACATGGCTTTGAAAAAGCTTAAAAGCTAG
- the neo gene encoding uncharacterized protein neo, which produces MAKINLMRQLILALMIYSAATAKEHLRIRRLAAAESATEALPNASQVIASAEGSDTQTEVPSQEETKAAEINNKTETVVPAENVETRNSAFDLPANSDQSSSGQGSEEDSIYYDNAPVECQPELVGFEIVTGYVFSAPEKLMDSQPGTLMLTDCLDTCRKNKTCQSVNYETGLCVLFSAHADQLPGALTKSQFPVFTIYAQKSCLSVKPCSRAWYVDRVQNYKLKTEVKRTVSLASRRECFELCLSETEFTCRSANYDRSSGACELSELDRLTLAGSQAFQISEGTDYLENHCVDEPNKLCEFKRLPGRILKTVDSVYQEVSSIDECRELCLNSPYRCHSYDYNDTGDMVCRLSHHSRATLADVQEPFLEVPEASTYELTSCYNVTIECGGGDMLARIRTSKLFNGKVYAKGSPKSCSVDVKSALDFELRMNYHDLECNVRQSTAGRYVNDIIIQHHDMIVTSSDLGLALACQYDLTNKSVSNGVDLDVRGDIMPALSEEVIVESPNVIMRITSRDGSDMMRSAEVGDPLALKFEIVDEQSPYEIFIRELVAMDGVDNSEITLIDSNGCPTDHFIMGPIYKGSVSGKMLLSNFDAFKFPSSEVVQFRALVTPCMPSCEPVQCEQEDTSGEFRSLLSYGRKRRSLNTTDDHPRPRRDIEATKSKSTPSDMLLVQSIQITDKFGFKQDKQESGDFYDGNETTFTANEEGHGFCVNAIGLITAATIFLLTQLAVIAIWTYCYQRRQKLQPYQHSY; this is translated from the exons ATGGCCAAGATTAACTTAATGAGGCAACTCATTCTGGCCCTAATGATTTACAGTGCGGCCACCGCCAAGGAGCACCTGCGGATTCGCAGATTAGCCGCGGCGGAATCGGCCACAGAAGCCCTGCCCAATGCCAGCCAGGTAATAGCGTCCGCGGAGGGTAGTGATACCCAAACCGAGGTGCCGAGCCAGGAGGAGACAAAGGCGgccgaaataaataataaaaccgagACTGTGGTGCCGGCGGAAAACGTGGAGACTCGTAACTCGGCATTTGATTTGCCCGCCAATTCGGATCAGTCCAGCAGTGGCCAGGGCTCCGAGGAGGACAGTATCTACTACGATAATGCTCCTGTGGAGTGCCAGCCCGAGCTGGTGGGCTTCGAGATCGTAACAGG CTATGTGTTCTCGGCTCCCGAAAAACTGATGGATTCGCAGCCGGGCACGCTAATGCTCACCGATTGCCTGGACACCTGTCGGAAGAACAAAACCTGCCAGTCAGTGAACTACGAGACCGGGCTCTGCGTGCTCTTCTCCGCCCATGCCGATCAATTACCGG GCGCCCTAACAAAGTCACAGTTCCCCGTGTTCACAATCTATGCCCAAAAATCATGCCTCTCGGTAAAGCCCTGCTCCCGGGCCTGGTACGTCGATCGTGTGCAAAATTACAAGCTCAAGACGGAAGTTAAGCGTACCGTGTCGCTGGCGTCCAGACGCGAGTGCTTTGAACTTTGCCTGAGCGAAACAGAATTCACATGCAG ATCGGCCAATTATGATCGCTCTTCGGGCGCCTGCGAGCTGAGCGAGTTGGATCGCCTCACCTTGGCCGGGTCACAGGCCTTCCAGATCAGCGAGGGTACGGATTACCTCGAGAATCACTGTGTCGACGAACCGAACAAGTTGTGCGAATTCAAGCGTCTACCGGGTCGCATTCTGAAGACAGTGGATTCGGTTTATCAGGAGGTCAGCAGCATTGACGAGTGCCGGGAGCTGTGCCTGAATTCACCTTATAG GTGCCACTCCTATGACTACAATGACACCGGTGACATGGTTTGCCGACTTTCGCATCACAGTAGAGCCACCTTGGCCGATGTACAGGAGCCATTCCTGGAGGTGCCCGAGGCCTCGACCTATGAGCTGACCTCCTGCTACAATGTTACCATTGAGTGTGGCGGTGGCGACATGCTGGCCCGCATTCGCACCTCCAAGCTCTTCAACGGCAAGGTGTACGCCAAGGGTTCGCCCAAATCCTGCTCGGTGGATGTGAAGAGCGCCTTGGACTTTGAGCTGCGGATGAACTATCACGATCTGGAGTGCAATGTGCGACAGAGCACGGCCGGTCGCTACGTTAACGACATCATTATCCAGCACCACGACATGATTGTTACGTCCTCCGACTTGGGCTTGGCTTTGGCCTGCCAGTACGATCTGACCAACAAGTCGGTCAGCAATGGCGTTGACCTCGATGTCCGCGGCGACATCATGCCGGCCCTGTCCGAGGAGGTTATCGTGGAGTCCCCGAATGTCATCATGCGAATCACATCGCGCGATGGCTCCGATATGATGCGATCCGCCGAGGTGGGCGATCCGCTGGCCCTGAAATTCGAGATTGTTGACGAACAGAGCCCGTACGAGATCTTTATTCGGGAGCTGGTGGCCATGGATGGTGTGGATAACTCGGAGATTACATTGATTGATTCGAATGGTTGTCCGACTGATCACTTCATCATGGGACCAATCTACAAGGGTTCGGTTTCTGGCAAAATGCTGCTCTCAAACTTCGATGCCTTTAAGTTTCCCTCGAGTGAGGTCGTCCAGTTCCGAGCCTTGGTCACGCCGTGCATGCCCAGCTGTGAGCCGGTGCAGTGCGAGCAGGAGGATACCAGTGGGGAGTTCAGGTCCTTGTTGTCCTATGGCCGCAAACGCAGATCGCTGAATACAACAG ATGATCATCCCAGACCTAGACGGGATATTGAGGCcaccaagtccaagtccactCCCAGCGACATGCTGCTGGTGCAGTCCATTCAGATAACGGATAAGTTTGGATTTAAGCAGGATAAACAGGAGAGCGGGGACTTTTACGATGGCAATGAAACCACCTTCACGGCCAACGAAGAGGGTCATGGATTCTGCGTTAACGCCATTG GTCTAATTACCGCTGCCACCATTTTCTTGCTAACCCAG